The Belonocnema kinseyi isolate 2016_QV_RU_SX_M_011 chromosome 10, B_treatae_v1, whole genome shotgun sequence genome has a window encoding:
- the LOC117181020 gene encoding chymotrypsin-2-like has protein sequence MRDATIHVRVWHGRARLPLVQPGAGPSQVTVVVGTNDLTQGGIKHKSKRLIVHPDYSGYDLTNDIGLIELDSPLNFSSKVSKISLPNKDIKIPLTPVVVTGWGQTSPTGDGEMSSVLQYLNLRIIGEKLCRLINKEKVTERNICTSSTIGRGICKGDAGDPVVFDGTYQVGIVSWGVALCGLGVPDVHTRVYSYVDWINGYISN, from the exons ATGCGCGACGCGACGATTCACGTGCGAGTCTGGCATGGCCGCGCACGCTTGCCGCTGGTCCAGCCGGG ggcTGGACCATCTCAAGTTACAGTAGTTGTCGGCACAAATGACTTAACTCAAGGAGGGATCAAACATAAATCTAAAAGGTTGATTGTTCATCCTGACTACAGCGGATATGACTTGACTAATGACATAGGATTAATTGAACTTGATTCTCCactaaatttttcatctaaagtGAGCAAAATTTCCCTTCCAAACAAGGATATTAAAATACCCTTAACACCTGTAGTTGTGACTGGATGGGGCCAAACCTCG ccCACTGGAGATGGTGAAATGTCCTCAGTCTTGCAGTACTTGAATCTGAGGATTATCGGAGAGAAACTTTGTCGCCTCATCAACAAGGAGAAAGTGACTGAGAGAAACATTTGCACAAGCAGTACAATTGGAAGAGGAATCTGCAAG GGTGACGCTGGTGATCCAGTGGTTTTTGATGGGACATATCAAGTTGGAATTGTTTCCTGGGGAGTTGCACTCTGTGGCCTAGGAGTACCTGATGTACACACACGTGTTTATAGCTATGTCGACTGGATTAATGGTTATATTAgcaactaa